One window of Burkholderia cepacia GG4 genomic DNA carries:
- a CDS encoding DHA2 family efflux MFS transporter permease subunit, translating into MTDSPAQGGRTTDFLPYLVAATFFMEYLDTTVIATALPQMAQSFGVGPNALSLGMTAYMLALAVFIPISGWIADRYGSRTVFASAIVVFTGASVLCGLSEGVMTFTAARLLQGVGGAMMVPVGRMIVVRSTEKAKLMRAIATITWPGIVAPVVGPPIGGFITTYASWRWIFLLNVPFGIAALVCTWLIVRNTRADEQRPLDWVGFVLAGGALTCLLIGTEAAGQQDVDFTRAGVLVGASVLFGAAAWLHARRCAHPLLDFTTLKVPTFSVTVITGSITRMAINAVPYLLPLLFQIGFGLSPFQSGLLLLASALGNLGMKAGTSWILDRYGFRRVALVDVTIVGIFTIACGWLTASTPLAITLLVVFVYGLTRSMQFTTLATLAYADIPAHQTSAASTLWSAAQQMTIGMGIAFGALSLRLAALVRGDEAGMHYVLDDFRWAFVAAGVLALLTLPGYARLASNAGDRLRASVARG; encoded by the coding sequence ATGACTGACAGCCCCGCTCAAGGTGGTCGGACGACCGACTTCTTGCCGTATCTCGTTGCCGCAACGTTCTTCATGGAGTACCTCGACACGACCGTGATCGCGACTGCGCTGCCGCAAATGGCGCAGTCGTTCGGTGTCGGTCCGAACGCGCTGAGCCTCGGGATGACGGCCTATATGCTTGCACTGGCGGTGTTCATCCCGATCAGCGGCTGGATCGCGGACCGCTATGGATCGCGCACGGTATTCGCGAGCGCGATCGTCGTCTTTACCGGTGCGTCGGTGCTGTGCGGGCTGTCCGAGGGTGTCATGACGTTCACGGCTGCACGGCTGCTGCAGGGCGTCGGCGGGGCGATGATGGTTCCGGTCGGACGGATGATCGTCGTGCGCAGCACCGAGAAGGCGAAGCTGATGCGAGCGATCGCGACGATCACGTGGCCGGGCATCGTCGCGCCTGTCGTCGGGCCACCGATCGGCGGCTTCATCACGACCTATGCGTCATGGCGCTGGATCTTCCTGCTGAACGTCCCTTTCGGTATTGCCGCGCTCGTCTGTACCTGGCTGATCGTCCGGAACACGCGGGCCGACGAGCAACGGCCGCTCGACTGGGTTGGCTTCGTGCTGGCCGGTGGCGCATTGACTTGTCTGTTGATCGGTACCGAAGCGGCCGGCCAGCAGGATGTCGACTTCACGCGCGCGGGCGTCCTGGTGGGTGCGAGCGTGCTGTTCGGCGCGGCCGCGTGGTTGCATGCGCGACGCTGCGCGCATCCGCTGCTAGATTTCACCACGCTGAAGGTGCCGACCTTCTCGGTGACGGTGATCACCGGTTCGATCACGCGCATGGCGATCAACGCCGTGCCGTACCTGCTGCCGCTGTTGTTCCAGATCGGCTTCGGGCTGTCGCCGTTCCAGTCCGGCCTGTTGCTGCTCGCGAGCGCGCTCGGCAATCTGGGGATGAAGGCGGGAACGTCGTGGATTCTCGACCGATATGGCTTCCGGCGCGTTGCACTCGTCGACGTGACAATCGTCGGCATTTTCACGATTGCGTGCGGATGGCTGACCGCGTCGACGCCGCTGGCGATCACGCTGCTCGTCGTATTCGTCTACGGACTCACGCGGTCGATGCAGTTCACGACGCTCGCGACACTCGCCTATGCGGATATCCCGGCTCATCAGACGAGTGCGGCCAGCACGTTGTGGAGTGCCGCACAGCAAATGACGATCGGGATGGGAATCGCGTTCGGTGCGTTGTCGCTGCGGCTCGCGGCGTTGGTGCGCGGCGATGAGGCCGGCATGCATTACGTCCTCGACGATTTCCGCTGGGCCTTCGTCGCGGCAGGCGTGCTCGCGCTGCTGACGTTGCCCGGCTATGCGCGGCTGGCCTCCAATGCAGGCGACCGGCTGCGGGCGAGTGTGGCGCGAGGGTAG
- a CDS encoding 2OG-Fe(II) oxygenase: protein MNIADLQPAVEPPDIAQRVDAIDWPTVGAELDRHGCARVPGLISTNECDALASLYSRDALYRSRVVMARHGFGRGEYKYFAYPLPAVIAELRATLYPHLAPIANRWNQALGIDVRYPKDHMTFLDRCHAAGQTRPTPLILQYGPDDYNCLHQDLYGEHVFPLQVAILLSAPGRDFTGGEFVLTEQRPRMQSRAEVVPLMQGDAVIFAVHGRPVQGTRGVYRVNLRHGVSRIHSGHRHTVGVIFHDAQ, encoded by the coding sequence GTGAACATCGCCGATCTGCAACCTGCCGTCGAACCGCCGGACATCGCACAACGCGTCGACGCCATCGACTGGCCGACTGTCGGTGCCGAGCTCGATCGCCATGGATGCGCGCGTGTGCCGGGCCTGATTTCGACGAACGAATGCGATGCGCTCGCGTCGCTCTATTCGCGGGATGCGCTTTATCGTTCACGCGTCGTGATGGCGCGGCACGGATTCGGCCGCGGCGAATACAAGTATTTCGCGTACCCGCTGCCCGCGGTCATTGCCGAGCTGCGCGCGACGCTCTACCCGCATCTCGCACCCATCGCGAATCGCTGGAACCAGGCACTCGGAATCGACGTGCGCTATCCGAAAGACCACATGACATTCCTCGATCGCTGTCATGCGGCGGGGCAGACGCGACCGACGCCGCTGATCTTGCAATACGGTCCCGACGACTACAACTGTCTTCATCAGGATCTTTATGGCGAGCACGTGTTTCCGCTGCAGGTCGCGATCCTGCTGTCGGCGCCGGGCCGCGATTTCACGGGCGGGGAGTTCGTGTTGACGGAACAGCGGCCACGCATGCAATCACGGGCGGAAGTGGTGCCGCTGATGCAGGGTGACGCGGTGATCTTCGCCGTGCACGGCAGACCCGTGCAGGGGACGCGCGGCGTCTATCGCGTCAACCTGCGCCACGGCGTGAGCCGGATCCACAGCGGCCACCGCCACACGGTCGGCGTCATCTTTCATGACGCACAGTGA
- a CDS encoding inorganic phosphate transporter, translating into MNQPASSTANPSGATERTRQIGYAVFLLVLAIGAVYIATHLIADLSPIREESLFPYLMLGAALLIALGFEFVNGFHDTANAVATVIYTHSLTPNVAVIWSGMWNFLGVMVSSGAVAFGILQLLPVELILQVGSGAGFAMVFALLIAAIVWNLATWYFGLPSSSSHTLIGSIIGVGLMNQLMHGPSGTSGVDWGQALGVGKSLLFSPIVGFLCAALLLLVLKALVRIPELYKEPPKDQPPPFWIRCLLILTCTGVSFAHGSNDGQKGMGLIMLILIGTVPTAYALNKAVTPAESQTFVAVANQAAATFGKYTNGVAPSANPRADVEHYVQRRELTPAVLPAVQQLSTSLATAVGASGSMAAVPLRDVDNVRNTMYLVSEAIRLIEKSGQPAFAADDKLAIDNYRKQLDHATKFIPTWVKVAVAIALGLGTMVGWKRIVVTVGEKIGKQHLTYGQGASAELVAMLTIGAADVYGLPVSTTHVLSSGVAGTMAANGSGLQWGTVRSLVLAWVLTLPASIVLAGGLYWLFRSMT; encoded by the coding sequence ATGAATCAGCCTGCTTCGTCCACCGCGAACCCTTCCGGCGCCACCGAACGCACCCGGCAGATCGGCTATGCCGTCTTCCTGCTGGTGCTCGCGATCGGCGCCGTATACATCGCGACCCACCTGATCGCCGATCTGTCGCCGATCCGCGAAGAATCGCTGTTCCCGTACCTGATGCTCGGCGCTGCACTGCTGATCGCGCTCGGCTTCGAATTCGTCAACGGCTTCCACGACACCGCGAATGCGGTCGCGACCGTGATCTACACCCACTCGCTGACGCCGAATGTCGCGGTGATCTGGTCTGGCATGTGGAACTTCCTCGGCGTGATGGTCTCGAGCGGTGCCGTCGCGTTCGGCATCCTGCAGTTGCTGCCGGTCGAGCTGATCCTGCAGGTCGGCAGCGGCGCAGGCTTCGCGATGGTGTTCGCGCTGCTGATCGCCGCGATCGTCTGGAACCTCGCGACCTGGTATTTCGGGTTGCCGTCGTCGAGCTCGCATACGCTGATCGGGTCGATCATCGGCGTCGGGCTGATGAACCAGCTGATGCACGGGCCGTCCGGCACGAGCGGCGTCGACTGGGGCCAGGCGCTCGGCGTCGGCAAGTCGCTGCTGTTCTCGCCGATTGTCGGCTTTCTGTGCGCGGCGCTGCTGCTGCTCGTGCTGAAGGCGCTCGTGCGGATTCCGGAGTTGTACAAGGAACCGCCGAAGGATCAGCCGCCGCCGTTCTGGATTCGCTGCCTGCTGATCCTGACCTGCACGGGCGTGTCGTTCGCGCACGGTTCGAACGACGGGCAGAAAGGGATGGGCCTCATCATGCTGATCCTGATCGGCACGGTACCGACTGCTTATGCACTGAACAAGGCCGTCACGCCGGCCGAATCGCAAACGTTCGTGGCGGTCGCGAACCAGGCGGCCGCGACATTCGGGAAGTACACGAACGGCGTCGCACCGTCCGCGAACCCGCGCGCCGACGTCGAACACTACGTGCAGCGTCGTGAACTGACGCCCGCCGTGCTGCCGGCCGTGCAGCAGCTGTCGACGTCGCTCGCGACCGCAGTCGGCGCGTCGGGCTCGATGGCAGCCGTGCCGCTGCGCGACGTCGACAACGTGCGCAACACGATGTATCTGGTATCCGAAGCAATCCGCCTGATCGAGAAGTCGGGTCAGCCCGCGTTCGCCGCCGACGACAAGCTCGCGATCGACAACTATCGCAAGCAGCTCGACCACGCGACCAAATTCATTCCGACGTGGGTGAAGGTTGCCGTCGCGATCGCGCTGGGCCTCGGCACGATGGTCGGCTGGAAGCGGATCGTCGTGACCGTCGGCGAGAAAATCGGCAAGCAGCATCTGACGTATGGACAGGGCGCATCGGCCGAACTCGTCGCGATGCTGACGATCGGCGCCGCCGACGTGTACGGGCTGCCGGTGTCGACGACACACGTGCTGTCGTCGGGTGTCGCGGGTACGATGGCGGCGAACGGTTCGGGGCTGCAATGGGGCACGGTGCGCAGCCTCGTGCTCGCGTGGGTGCTGACGCTGCCGGCGTCGATCGTGCTTGCCGGCGGGCTCTACTGGTTGTTCCGGTCGATGACCTGA
- a CDS encoding LysR family transcriptional regulator, which translates to MLERFHLVVIREVERQGSLTAAANALHLTQSALSHTVRKIEQQLGTPIWDREGRGLRLTQGGQYLLKLANRLLPQFELAEERMKQYAKGERGTLRIGMECHPCYQWLLKVVSPYLSRWPDVDVDVKQRFQFGGIGALFGHDIDVLVTPDPLNKPGLRFDPVFDYEQVLVVADAHRFANADYVTPEQLTDEVLITYPVETDRLDIYNQFLTPAGIVPRRHKSIETTDIMLQMVASGRGVAALPRWLADEYADRMPVVPVKLGKKGIAKQIFLGIREADASIDYLASFVALARESTWSAPRMLR; encoded by the coding sequence ATGCTGGAACGATTCCATCTCGTCGTGATCCGCGAAGTCGAGCGCCAGGGCTCACTGACCGCGGCCGCCAATGCACTGCATCTCACGCAATCGGCGCTCAGCCATACCGTCAGGAAGATCGAGCAGCAGCTCGGCACGCCGATCTGGGATCGGGAAGGACGCGGCCTGCGGCTCACGCAGGGCGGGCAATATCTGCTGAAACTGGCGAACCGGCTGCTGCCGCAGTTCGAACTCGCCGAGGAGCGGATGAAGCAGTACGCGAAGGGCGAGCGCGGCACGCTGCGCATCGGGATGGAGTGCCATCCGTGCTACCAGTGGCTGCTGAAGGTCGTGTCGCCGTACCTGTCGCGCTGGCCGGACGTCGACGTCGACGTGAAGCAGCGCTTCCAGTTCGGCGGCATCGGCGCGCTGTTCGGCCATGACATCGACGTGCTCGTGACGCCCGACCCGCTGAACAAGCCGGGGCTGCGCTTCGATCCCGTGTTCGATTACGAGCAGGTGCTGGTCGTCGCGGATGCGCACCGGTTCGCGAACGCCGACTACGTGACGCCCGAGCAATTGACCGACGAGGTCCTGATCACCTACCCGGTCGAGACCGACCGGCTCGACATCTACAACCAGTTCCTGACGCCGGCCGGCATCGTGCCGCGGCGTCACAAGTCGATCGAGACGACCGACATCATGCTGCAGATGGTGGCGAGCGGGCGCGGCGTGGCCGCGCTGCCGAGATGGCTAGCCGATGAATACGCGGACCGCATGCCGGTCGTGCCGGTCAAGCTCGGCAAGAAAGGAATCGCGAAGCAGATCTTCCTCGGCATTCGCGAAGCGGACGCGTCAATCGACTATCTGGCCTCGTTCGTCGCGCTGGCGCGCGAATCGACGTGGAGCGCGCCGCGCATGCTGCGCTAG
- the metE gene encoding 5-methyltetrahydropteroyltriglutamate--homocysteine S-methyltransferase, producing the protein MVTTHNLGFPRIGAKRELKFGLERYWKGESSRDELKALGAELRQRHWNDQRDLDLAPIGDFAFYDQVLDMSFTLGNLPKRVQDFHGDALDNYFRVARGRSAQSAEEHAACCGGVAAGEMTKWFDTNYHYIVPEFHADTNFSLDPSRLLQQLAEAQAQGIVAKPVILGPVTYLWLGKAKDDSDRLALLPKLLPVYGALLDTLTAQGVEWVQIDEPILVTELDAEWRQALRIAYDSLETRRIKLLLATYFGQLQDNLTLAASLPVDGLHIDAINARDEIDALVRELPAERVLSVGAINGRNIWKTDLNAALDWLEPLAKQLGDRLWLAPSCSLLHVPVDLASEAQLDAEIRSWLAFALQKLDELKVLATALNEGRDKVADALAANAAAIDSRRRSPRVNNPAVKAAIARIDAQLGNRVSPYTERAPKQSARLNLPAFPTTTIGSFPQTAEIRQARSQFKAGALDEAGYRKAMQAEIARSVREQESLELDVLVHGEAERNDMVEYFGEQLDGYAFSQFGWVQSYGSRCVKPPILFGDISRPKAMTVEWIAYAQSLTNKPMKGMLTGPVTILNWSFVRDDQPRSVSCYQLALAIRDEVLDLEQAGVRVIQIDEAALREGQPLRRVQWGAYLKWAVESFRITANGVQDDTQIHTHMCYSEFNDIIASIADMDADVITIETSRSDMELLDAFDSFRYPNEIGPGVYDIHSPNIPTQDHIVGLMKKAAERIPAERLWVNPDCGLKTRQWAEVIPALTNMVAAAKTLRSQVQ; encoded by the coding sequence ATGGTTACGACACACAACCTCGGTTTTCCGCGCATCGGCGCGAAGCGCGAACTCAAGTTCGGTCTCGAACGCTACTGGAAGGGCGAATCGTCGCGCGACGAGCTGAAGGCACTCGGCGCCGAACTCCGCCAGCGCCACTGGAACGACCAGCGCGACCTCGATCTCGCACCGATCGGCGATTTCGCGTTCTATGACCAGGTGCTCGACATGAGCTTCACGCTCGGCAACCTGCCGAAGCGGGTGCAGGACTTCCACGGCGATGCGCTCGACAACTATTTCCGCGTCGCGCGCGGCCGTTCGGCGCAATCGGCGGAAGAGCATGCGGCATGCTGCGGCGGTGTCGCGGCCGGTGAAATGACGAAGTGGTTCGACACGAACTATCACTACATCGTCCCGGAATTCCATGCGGACACGAATTTCTCGCTCGATCCGTCGCGTCTGCTCCAGCAACTGGCAGAAGCGCAGGCGCAGGGCATTGTCGCGAAGCCGGTGATCCTCGGCCCCGTCACGTATCTGTGGCTCGGCAAGGCGAAGGACGACTCCGATCGCCTCGCGCTGCTGCCGAAACTGCTGCCGGTCTATGGCGCGCTGCTCGACACGCTGACCGCGCAAGGCGTCGAATGGGTGCAGATCGACGAACCGATCCTCGTCACCGAGCTCGATGCCGAATGGCGCCAGGCCCTGCGCATCGCGTACGACTCGCTCGAGACGCGCCGCATCAAGCTGCTGCTCGCAACGTACTTCGGCCAGCTGCAGGACAACCTGACGCTGGCGGCGTCGTTGCCCGTCGACGGCCTGCATATCGATGCGATCAACGCCCGCGACGAAATCGATGCGCTCGTGCGCGAACTGCCGGCCGAGCGCGTGCTGTCGGTGGGCGCGATCAATGGTCGCAACATCTGGAAGACGGACCTGAACGCGGCGCTCGACTGGCTCGAACCGCTCGCGAAGCAACTGGGCGATCGCCTGTGGCTCGCCCCGTCGTGCTCGCTGCTGCACGTGCCGGTCGATCTCGCGAGCGAGGCGCAGCTCGACGCGGAGATCCGCTCGTGGCTTGCGTTCGCACTGCAGAAGCTCGACGAACTGAAGGTGCTCGCGACCGCGCTGAACGAAGGCCGCGACAAGGTGGCCGACGCGCTCGCCGCAAACGCGGCCGCGATCGATTCGCGCCGGCGCTCGCCGCGCGTGAACAACCCGGCGGTGAAGGCCGCGATCGCGCGCATCGACGCTCAGCTCGGCAACCGCGTGAGCCCCTATACGGAGCGCGCGCCGAAGCAGTCGGCGCGCCTGAACCTGCCGGCCTTCCCGACGACGACGATCGGCTCGTTCCCGCAGACCGCTGAAATTCGCCAGGCGCGCAGCCAGTTCAAGGCCGGTGCACTGGATGAAGCCGGCTACCGCAAGGCGATGCAGGCGGAGATCGCGCGCAGCGTGCGCGAACAGGAATCGCTCGAACTCGACGTGCTCGTGCATGGCGAAGCCGAACGCAACGACATGGTCGAATACTTCGGCGAGCAACTCGATGGCTACGCATTCAGCCAGTTCGGCTGGGTGCAGTCATACGGTTCGCGCTGCGTGAAGCCGCCGATCCTGTTCGGCGACATCAGCCGCCCGAAGGCGATGACGGTCGAATGGATCGCGTACGCACAGTCGCTGACGAACAAGCCGATGAAGGGCATGCTGACCGGCCCGGTGACGATCCTGAACTGGTCGTTCGTGCGCGACGACCAGCCGCGTTCGGTGTCGTGCTACCAGCTCGCGCTCGCGATCCGCGACGAAGTGCTCGATCTCGAGCAGGCCGGCGTGCGCGTGATCCAGATCGACGAGGCCGCGTTGCGCGAAGGCCAGCCGCTGCGCCGCGTGCAATGGGGCGCATACCTGAAGTGGGCGGTCGAGTCGTTCCGCATCACCGCGAACGGCGTGCAGGACGACACGCAGATCCACACGCACATGTGCTATTCGGAGTTCAACGACATCATCGCGTCGATCGCGGACATGGACGCGGATGTGATCACGATCGAAACGTCGCGCTCGGACATGGAGCTGCTCGACGCGTTCGACAGCTTCAGGTATCCGAACGAGATCGGGCCGGGCGTGTACGACATCCATTCGCCGAACATCCCGACGCAGGATCATATCGTCGGCCTGATGAAGAAGGCGGCGGAGCGGATTCCGGCGGAACGCCTGTGGGTGAACCCGGACTGCGGTCTGAAGACGCGCCAGTGGGCGGAAGTGATTCCTGCGCTGACGAACATGGTCGCCGCGGCGAAGACGCTGCGCAGCCAGGTGCAGTAA
- a CDS encoding MFS transporter, giving the protein MGTSVKQPKRAALASFVGTTIEWYDFYSYATAAAIVFGPLFFPGENRFVSLLASFGSFAVGFFARPLGGVMFGYLGDRFGRKRSLLATLMLMAVSTVAIGLLPTHAQAGVIAPILLVLMRVLQGIAVGGEWGGAVLLAGEHAPEGKRTFFASFAQLGSASGLILSMLAFGAISTLSKDDMMSWGWRVPFLASSVLLIVGFVIRASVSESPEFEEVRKSGNTAQNPVREALKYWPLLLLAIGANVYGIAGVYFSNIFMISYATQFLSLDRSMVLHCMTIVAVLQFVVQLAAAFLAQRFGTTRVLLITGAWAAIVPFVMLPLVHMGTPVSITVGVGLATLAESGYYSVVAGFVSGIFVARIRYTAISIAYQVCGAIAGGLTPLVATLIAQNAAPQWWPLAIQYTSAAVLSSVCVWLISRRVSIDDAGAPRKTDEALPRGARTA; this is encoded by the coding sequence ATGGGGACTTCCGTCAAACAACCGAAGCGGGCGGCGCTCGCTTCGTTCGTCGGCACCACGATCGAGTGGTACGACTTCTATAGCTATGCGACCGCCGCCGCCATCGTGTTCGGGCCGCTGTTCTTCCCCGGCGAAAACCGCTTCGTCAGCCTGCTCGCGTCGTTCGGCTCGTTCGCGGTCGGCTTCTTCGCCCGGCCGCTCGGCGGCGTGATGTTCGGCTATCTCGGCGACCGCTTCGGCCGCAAGCGCTCGCTGCTCGCGACACTGATGCTGATGGCCGTGTCGACGGTCGCGATCGGCCTGCTGCCGACCCATGCGCAAGCCGGCGTGATCGCACCGATCCTGCTCGTGCTGATGCGCGTGCTGCAAGGCATCGCGGTCGGCGGCGAATGGGGCGGCGCGGTGCTGCTCGCCGGCGAGCATGCGCCGGAAGGCAAGCGCACGTTCTTCGCGTCGTTCGCGCAGCTCGGCAGCGCGAGCGGCCTGATCCTGTCGATGCTCGCGTTCGGCGCGATCAGCACGCTGTCGAAGGACGACATGATGAGCTGGGGCTGGCGCGTGCCGTTCCTCGCGAGCTCCGTGCTGCTGATCGTCGGCTTCGTGATCCGCGCGAGCGTGTCCGAGTCGCCCGAGTTCGAGGAAGTCAGGAAGAGCGGCAACACCGCGCAGAACCCGGTGCGCGAAGCGCTCAAGTACTGGCCGCTACTGCTGCTCGCGATCGGCGCGAACGTGTACGGGATCGCCGGCGTGTATTTCAGCAACATCTTCATGATCAGCTACGCGACGCAGTTCCTGTCGCTCGACCGGTCGATGGTGCTGCATTGCATGACGATCGTCGCGGTATTGCAGTTCGTCGTGCAGCTCGCCGCCGCGTTCCTCGCGCAGCGCTTCGGCACCACGCGCGTGCTACTGATCACCGGTGCCTGGGCCGCGATCGTCCCATTCGTGATGCTGCCGCTCGTGCACATGGGCACGCCGGTGTCGATCACGGTCGGCGTCGGCCTCGCGACGCTCGCGGAATCGGGCTACTACTCGGTGGTCGCCGGCTTCGTCAGCGGCATCTTCGTCGCGCGCATCCGCTATACGGCAATCTCGATCGCATACCAGGTGTGCGGCGCCATCGCCGGCGGCCTCACGCCGCTCGTCGCCACGCTGATCGCGCAGAACGCCGCGCCGCAATGGTGGCCGCTCGCGATCCAGTACACGAGTGCTGCCGTGCTGTCGTCGGTGTGCGTGTGGCTGATCTCGCGCCGCGTCAGCATCGACGATGCGGGCGCACCCCGCAAGACGGACGAAGCGCTGCCGCGTGGCGCACGCACCGCGTAA